The following coding sequences are from one Nilaparvata lugens isolate BPH chromosome 4, ASM1435652v1, whole genome shotgun sequence window:
- the LOC120350951 gene encoding uncharacterized protein LOC120350951, with protein sequence MVEKASLSPVDMAGYRVERGASLCSEHIYNGYKVIAPSLSGTGGEFLFKALDHLNLSGSIDAAVPLVGQALLANQSELSWRIHSGSVVVATDRSDLYVSIVSGLGSVLGSQILTSSGFILNNAMEMAPMVGSRATHLAVPFICVQNLFVCGQRFISGAPDVRDGLQLIFRLLDSETYYNTSLQSLVDAPRVRFTASTNEVQAWAEDRHVPALSGAEMAALKELGFKLTMAQLPYPSLNVIRKFGDTVDPYADPRGMGEAIHF encoded by the exons ATGGTGGAGAAGGCGTCTCTGAGCCCAGTGGACATGGCCGGTTACAGGGTGGAGAGGGGAGCCAGTCTGTGTTCGGAACACATCTATAACGGCTACAAGGTGATTGCTCCCTCACTCAGTGGCACGGGAGGTGAATTCCTCTTCAAGGCCCTGGATCACTTGAACCTCAGCGGCTCCATTGACGCAGCTGTGCCCCTGGTGGGACAAGCTCTTCTAG ctaATCAATCTGAGCTGTCTTGGAGGATACATTCGGGAAGCGTGGTCGTAGCTACAGACCGAAGTGATCTCTACGTCTCTATTGTCAG tGGCTTGGGCTCGGTCCTTGGATCACAGATATTAACAAGCAGCGGCTTCATCCTGAACAATGCGATGGAGATGGCGCCCATGGTGGGAAGCCGGGCAACACATCTCGCTGTTCCATTCATCTGTGTGCAGAATCTGTTTGTATGCGGCCAACGCTTCATTTCAG GTGCTCCTGATGTTAGAGACGGACTACAGCTAATCTTTAGACTGTTGGACTCAGAAACATACTACAATACCAGTCTTCAGTCACTGGTGGATGCCCCACGTGTACGATTTACAGCCTCCACCAATGAAGTACAg GCGTGGGCTGAGGACAGACATGTGCCAGCGTTGAGTGGAGCTGAAATGGCGGCGCTGAAAGAACTGGGTTTCAAGCTGACAATGGCCCAGCTGCCCTACCCCAGTTTGAATGTCATTCGCAAATTTGGCGACACTGTCGATCCCTACGCAGATCCTCGTGGAATGGGTGAAGCTATTCATTTTTAA